The Flexivirga aerilata sequence GCGTGCACCGCGTGCAGCGCGTGCCGGTGACCGAGAGCCAGGGGCGCATCCACACCTCCGCGGTCGGCGTGCTCGTCATGCCCGACCTCGACGAGGGTGACGACGACGAGATCGACTTCGGGCCCAATGACCTGAAGATCGACGTCTACCGCTCGTCCGGCCCCGGCGGCCAGTCGGTCAACACGACCGACTCCGCGGTGCGTATCACCCACCTGCCGACCGGCACGGTGGTGTCCTGCCAGAACGAGAAGTCGCAGCTGCAGAACAAGGAGGCCGCTCTCCGCGTGCTCAAGGCGCGGCTGCGGCAGATGGCGCAGGAGGAGCGCGACGCCGAGGCGTCGGCGGCCCGGCGCTCGCAGGTGCGCACGGTCGACCGCAGCGAGCGCATCCGCACCTACAACTTCCCGGAAAACCGCATCGCCGACCACCGCACCGGCTTCAAGGCCTACAACCTCGACGGGGTGCTCGACGGCGACCTCGACCCGGTGGTGCAGTCGGCGATCGAGCTGGACGAGGCGGCCCGTATGGCGGCAGTCGCCGACGGCTCCGCGCCCGGCTGATGACCGGTCTGCGCGAGGCGGTCGACGGCGCCACCACGCAGCTGCGGGAGGCAGGCGTGCCGAGCGCCCGCGCCGACGCGGTGACGCTGCTCGCCCATGTGCTCCGGGTCCCGGCGGCCGAGCTGCAACGCCAGCTGGTGCTCGGCGGCGACCTCGATCCCGACACGCTCACCCGCTATGACGACCTGGTCGCCCACCGGCGCAGCCGGGTGCCGCTGCAGCACCTCACCGGCACGGCGCCCTTCCGCCACCTCGAACTCGCTGTAGGCCCAGGCGTTTTCGTGCCTCGCCCGGAAACCGAGCTGCTGGTCGACCTGGTGCTGCGGGCGGCGCACGGGCTGGCGTCTCCCACCGTCGTCGACCTGTGCACCGGCTCCGGCGCGATCGCGCTCGCGGTCAAGCAGGAGCTGCCGGCGGCCGCCGTGTCGGCGGTCGAGCTCGACCCGATGGCGCACGCCTGGGCGGCGCGCAACCGCGACAACCTCGGGCTTGACGTCGAGATCGCCTGTGGTGCGGCCCAATCCGCCTTCCCCGACCTCGATGAGGGAGTCGACGTGGTCGTGAGCAATCCGCCATACATCCCGGTGGGGATGGTGCCGATCGATCCCGAGGTGCGCGACCACGACCCCGAGGTCGCGCTCTACGGCGGCAGCGAGGACGGGCTGCGCATCCCGCTCGCCGTGGCGTCGCGGGCCGCCGAGCTGCTGCGCCCCGGCGGGGTGCTGATCATGGAACACGCTGACTCGCAAGGGGATTCACTGCCCGCAGCGCTGCGACAGCAAGGCATGTGGGTCGAGGTGGCCGATCATGTCGATCTCACCGAGCGACCGCGTGCGGTGACCGCGGTGCGGCGCTCCTAGCGCTGCGTCGGGCGCCAGCCTCGCGCCGAGGTAGTAGTCCCGGTCGTGATGACGGCCTCTTAACGACCTGGGGTGCTACCTCGACGAGGGGGAGCCGCGCCCATTCAGCCCTTCACGCCGCCCGCCGCGACGAATCCGTCGCGCAGGCGCCGGCCGAGCAGCAGGTAGAGCAGCGCGACCGGCAGGGAGTAGAGGATCGAGAAGGCGGCGAGCTGGCCGTATTGCACCTGCCCGTACTGCGAGGAGAAGGTGAACAGCGACACCGCGGCGGGCAGCTTGTCCGGCGACAGCAGCAGCATGAAGGGCACGAAGAAGTTGCCCCACATGCCGACGAACGTCAGCATCGTCACCACCGCCGTGCCGGGCCGCATGAGCGGCAGCACGATCGACCACAGCGTGCGCACCATGCCGGCGCCCTCGGTCCAGGCCGACTCCTCGAGCTCCTGCGGGACGCCGTCCATGAAGTTCTTCATCAGGAAGATCGCGTAGGGCAGCGAGGACGCGGCGAGGAAGACCGCGGCGGCGGGCATCGAGTCGATCAGGTTGACCTGCACGAACATCGCGTAGACCGGGATCATGATCGCGGTGAGCGGCAGCCCGCTCGCGAAGATGATCGTCATCAGGAACGGCCGGGTGGCCCGGGAGCGATAGCGGCTCAGCGGGTATGCCGCGAGTGCCGCACAGACCACGGTGAGGATCGTGCCGCCGCCGCACAACAACAGCGAGTTCCAGATCGGCCGGTAGGTGGTCTTCTCGTTGAGCACGCCGCGGTAGTTGTCGAAGGTGGGCGAGCCCGGCCACGCGACGGCCAGCGAGGCGTTCTTGTCGAACGACGCCAGGATCACCCACACGAGCGGGATGCAGAAGAGGAACGCGACGATCAGCAGGATGCCGCTGGAGCCGGTCTTCACCGCGGTGTCGCGCGGGCGCGAGCGCCTCGTCGTACGCCGCAGAGCGGGGGCGTCGGTCGTCATCGCGTCGTCCTCACGTCAGGTCCTCCTTCGGCAGCACCTTGAGGTAGGCGAGCGCGGCGACGCCGCCGACGAGCAGGAGCACGAGTGCGACCGCCGTGCCGTAGCCGAGCTGCCCGAAGCTGAACGCCTGTTGGTACATGTAGAGCGGCAGCGTCTGGCTCTTGGTGCCGGGGCCGCCGCCGGTCATCACGAAGATCAGCCCGAAGACCGACAGCGTCTGCAGGGTGGTGAGCAGCAGGTTGGTCATGATCGAGCGACGGATCAGCGGCACGGTGATGGACCAGAAGCGGCGCAGCGGGCCGGCGCCGTCGATCGCGGCGCTCTCCTCGACCTCCGGGTCGAGCTGGGAGAGCGCGGCGGAGTAGGTCAGCATCGAGAAGGCCGTACCGCGCCAGATGTTGGCGAACGACACCGCCACGATCGGCGCACTGATCAACCAGTCCTGCGGGCCGAGGCCAAACCAGTCGAACACCTTGTTGAGCGAGCCGTCGCCGGAAAGGAAGGTGTACCAGAGGTATCCGGCCACGACCTCCGGGATGATCCACGCGCCGATGACGACCGTGCCGGTGAGCCACGAAACCCATGCGGCGCACTTGCGCAGGAGCAGTGCCAGCGCCATGCCGAGGAGGTTCTGGCCGATGACGCCGGACACCACGGTGAATACCAGCGTCAGCCACATGGCGTTCCAGAAGTCGGCCTTGGCGAACGCGTCGGTGAAGTTGGTCAGCCCGACGAGCGAGGTGTGGTCGGCGCCCTCGCCGCGCAAGGCCTTGTTGGTGAAGGCGAGGTAGATCGAGTAGATCACCGGGCCGGCCATGAAGATCAGCAGCAGCGCGACCGCCGGGAGCAGCGGCATGCCGCGGCGTGCGGTGCGTGCCGGGTCACGGTCGTTCGTGCGGCCGGGACCGGTTGTCAGCGTTGAGGTTTCGGCGACAGCAGCCATCACGCACCTGCCTTCGTCGTCTGGTCCCGACCCACGATGTCGATCAGCATCGAGTCGTATGCCGCCGCTGCCGCGGCCGGACTCTTCGATCCGATCAGCATCGCCTCGCAGGCGATCTGGATCGCGTTGGAGATCTGCGGATAGGGCGCCAGCGCCGGCCGGTAGGTGGTGTCCTTGACGAGTGAGGTCATGAATTTCGTTGTCGGAGAGGACTTTTGGTAGCGCGGCTCCGCGGCGACGTCCGAACGCACCGCGATCTGGGAGTCCTTGATGCAGTAGTCGGTGTTGTTGGTGCGGTTGCACATGGTGCGCACGAACTCAAACGCACGGTCGGGGTTCTTGGCCCGCTT is a genomic window containing:
- the prmC gene encoding peptide chain release factor N(5)-glutamine methyltransferase codes for the protein MTGLREAVDGATTQLREAGVPSARADAVTLLAHVLRVPAAELQRQLVLGGDLDPDTLTRYDDLVAHRRSRVPLQHLTGTAPFRHLELAVGPGVFVPRPETELLVDLVLRAAHGLASPTVVDLCTGSGAIALAVKQELPAAAVSAVELDPMAHAWAARNRDNLGLDVEIACGAAQSAFPDLDEGVDVVVSNPPYIPVGMVPIDPEVRDHDPEVALYGGSEDGLRIPLAVASRAAELLRPGGVLIMEHADSQGDSLPAALRQQGMWVEVADHVDLTERPRAVTAVRRS
- a CDS encoding carbohydrate ABC transporter permease, whose protein sequence is MAAVAETSTLTTGPGRTNDRDPARTARRGMPLLPAVALLLIFMAGPVIYSIYLAFTNKALRGEGADHTSLVGLTNFTDAFAKADFWNAMWLTLVFTVVSGVIGQNLLGMALALLLRKCAAWVSWLTGTVVIGAWIIPEVVAGYLWYTFLSGDGSLNKVFDWFGLGPQDWLISAPIVAVSFANIWRGTAFSMLTYSAALSQLDPEVEESAAIDGAGPLRRFWSITVPLIRRSIMTNLLLTTLQTLSVFGLIFVMTGGGPGTKSQTLPLYMYQQAFSFGQLGYGTAVALVLLLVGGVAALAYLKVLPKEDLT
- a CDS encoding carbohydrate ABC transporter permease encodes the protein MTTDAPALRRTTRRSRPRDTAVKTGSSGILLIVAFLFCIPLVWVILASFDKNASLAVAWPGSPTFDNYRGVLNEKTTYRPIWNSLLLCGGGTILTVVCAALAAYPLSRYRSRATRPFLMTIIFASGLPLTAIMIPVYAMFVQVNLIDSMPAAAVFLAASSLPYAIFLMKNFMDGVPQELEESAWTEGAGMVRTLWSIVLPLMRPGTAVVTMLTFVGMWGNFFVPFMLLLSPDKLPAAVSLFTFSSQYGQVQYGQLAAFSILYSLPVALLYLLLGRRLRDGFVAAGGVKG
- the prfA gene encoding peptide chain release factor 1, whose amino-acid sequence is MNESAAAVADEYADLERQLADPAVHADPTALRKLNKRYAALAPTVAAYRTWQQAHDDLDAARELATEDESFAAEIPGLEQQVGEAEDKLRKLLLPRDEDDDRDVILEVKAGAGGAESALFAADLVRMYLRYAERSGWKAEVTDGTESDLGGYTDVRVAIRAKGQPEPGHAPWARLKYEGGVHRVQRVPVTESQGRIHTSAVGVLVMPDLDEGDDDEIDFGPNDLKIDVYRSSGPGGQSVNTTDSAVRITHLPTGTVVSCQNEKSQLQNKEAALRVLKARLRQMAQEERDAEASAARRSQVRTVDRSERIRTYNFPENRIADHRTGFKAYNLDGVLDGDLDPVVQSAIELDEAARMAAVADGSAPG